The following are encoded together in the Equus quagga isolate Etosha38 chromosome 1, UCLA_HA_Equagga_1.0, whole genome shotgun sequence genome:
- the LOC124252453 gene encoding olfactory receptor 6C2-like, which yields MRNHTVTRFILLGLTDDPQLQGLLLIFLFFTYLLSVTGNLAIISLTLMDHHLKTPMYFFLQNFSCLEILFTSTCIPRYLYNLSVGDKTIAYCFCFIQAFFTDLFGVTEFFLLATMSYDRCIAICKPLHYTTIMNSTVCRRLILCCWMAGLLIILPPFSLSQNLEFCDSNVIDGFLCDVSLFLQISCSDTWVVEQMVIVCAVLTFITTLLCVVLSYICIIKTIIRFPSAQQRKKAFSTCSSHMVVVSVTYGSCIFVYVKPSAKESAAINKGVAVLTTSIAPMLNPFIYTLRNKQVKQAFNASIKRIVLSSQK from the coding sequence ATGAGAAACCATACAGTAACAAGATTCATTCTCCTGGGACTAACAGATGACCCACAACTTCAGggtctgcttttaatttttctattttttacctACTTATTGAGTGTAACTGGGAACCTAGCTATCATCTCACTTACATTAATGGATCATCACCTTAAAACACCAATGTACTTTTTCCTACAAAATTTTTCCTGCTTAGAGATCTTATTCACATCGACTTGTATTCCTAGATACTTATATAACCTATCAGTAGGTGACAAGACTATTGCctactgtttttgtttcattcaagCATTTTTTACTGATCTTTTTGGAGTGACTGAATTTTTTCTCCTGGCCACCATGTCCTATGACCGCTGCATTGCCATCTGCAAACCCCTGCATTACACCACCATCATGAACAGCACAGTCTGCAGAAGACTCATCCTTTGCTGTTGGATGGCTGGCTTGTTAATCATACTCCCACCATTTAGCTTGAGCCAAAATCTGGAATTCTGTGACTCTAATGTCATTGATGGCTTTCTATGTGATGTATCTCTCTTCCTGCAGATTTCATGCTCTGACACGTGGGTCGTTGAGCAGATGGTTATAGTCTGTGCTGTGTTGACCTTCATCACAACCCTTCTTTGTGTAGTTCTCTCCTACATATGCATAATCAAGACTATCATAAGATTCCcctctgctcagcaaaggaaaaaagcctTTTCTACCTGTTCTTCTCACATGGTTGTTGTTTCTGTCACCTATGGCAGCTGCATCTTCGTTTATGTCAAACCTTCAGCAAAGGAATCAGCAGCTATTAATAAGGGTGTGGCAGTCCTCACAACTTCCATCGCTCCTATGTTGAACCCCTTCATTTACACCTTGAGAAACAAGCAAGTAAAACAAGCCTTCAATGCCTCAATCAAAAGAATTGTCTTATCTTCCCAGAAGTAA